A region from the Silene latifolia isolate original U9 population chromosome 7, ASM4854445v1, whole genome shotgun sequence genome encodes:
- the LOC141592468 gene encoding kinesin-like protein KIN-7B: MSIREPVTPLAKIRTTHTTTPGGTRVREEKILVTVRVRPLSTRELAGYDLISWECPDDHTVVFKNPSDEKPSSSFTFDRVFGQNSGTTKVYKEGAKDVALSALTGINATIFAYGQTSSGKTYTMRGITELAIEDIFEHMRNNPQRDFVLKISALEIYNETVADLLNRSSGPLRLLDDPEKGTIIEKLVEEVVKDSQHLKHLISVCEAQRQVGETALNDKSSRSHQIVRLTIESRLKGSSGRVKSFIASLNLVDLAGSERASQTKSAGLRLKEGSHINRSLLTLTQVIRKLSAGKRTGHIPYRESKLTRILQTSLGGNARTAIICTLSPALSHVEQSRNTLLFATSAKEVTNTARVNVVVSDQQLVKHLQQEVARLEAELRSPEPVPASSLSALLVEKNKKIQTLEREVKEAKRQRDLAQSQLELERSGRKEQRGVNKSSPSHQVRKCLDYTTDAVLGNASETPEGNKARRQSLLRQSVTSTDPTLLVQEIRKLEMLQRQLGEEANKALDVLQKEVACNRLGTQDAAENVAKLLSEIKNMQVLNSIPEDIVLRDGANLKDEIERLDSQGQTIESLEKKLENVQNSVDRLVSTFANSEDARESKTHSKRKKGIPFNLSNSPNMSNFIRAPCSPLSSIGNTIAEHKSSGPNSDSLTNSCRSIPIASSISSRENTPVREKSASSFNVKKMQQKFNNALEESARNIRAYVSELKERVAKLQYQKQLLVCQVLELEGGEPRTSVQDPVDQSPFSWMLMFKEQRRQIVMLWHLCHVSLVHRSQFYLLFKGDPADQIYMEVELRRLTWLEQHLSDLGNASPALLSDEPASYVASSIKALKQERDYLAKRVSSKLAPEEREMLYRKWEIPAEGKQRRLHLVNKLWTDPHNLQHIQESAEIVGKLVGFCESGEQITREMFELNFRSPCEKKWMGWNLISNLLHL; the protein is encoded by the exons ATGAGTATAAGGGAGCCTGTTACCCCATTGGCTAAGATCCGGACAACCCATACGACTACGCCAGGGGGGACCAGGGTCCGGGAGGAGAAAATACTGGTCACGGTTCGAGTTAGGCCATTGAGTACAAGGGAATTGGCTGGGTATGATTTAATTTCCTGGGAATGCCCTGATGATCATACTGTAGTGTTCAAGAATCCAAGTGATGAAAAACCCTCTTCGTCATTTACCTTTG ATAGAGTTTTTGGTCAAAATTCTGGAACAACAAAGGTGTATAAAGAAGGGGCAAAGGATGTCGCTTTATCTGCTCTAACAGGAATCAACG CAACAATTTTTGCTTATGGGCAGACTAGCAGTGGTAAAACATATACCATGAGAGGGATAACAGAACTTGCCATCGAGGACATCTTTGAGCATATGAGAAAT AACCCGCAAAGGGATTTTGTCCTAAAAATTTCTGCATTGGAAATCTATAACGAGACTGTGGCAGATCTTTTGAACCGCAGTTCTGGTCCACTTCGGCTTTTAGATGACCCAGAG AAAGGAACCATTATTGAGAAGCTTGTCGAAGAGGTTGTAAAAGACAGCCAGCATTTGAAGCACCTAATCAGTGTCTGTGAAG CTCAAAGACAAGTAGGGGAAACCGCTCTGAATGATAAAAGTTCAAGATCACATCAGATAGTAAGACTG ACCATTGAGAGTCGCCTCAAGGGAAGTTCAGGTCGTGTAAAGTCCTTCATTGCAAGCCTG AATCTTGTTGACCTAGCTGGGAGTGAGCGTGCCTCTCAAACGAAGAGTGCTGGTCTAAGATTGAAGGAAGGAAGTCATATCAATCGAAGTCTGTTGACACTCACACAAGTTATTAGAAAACTGAG CGCCGGAAAAAGAACTGGTCATATACCCTACAGAGAATCAAAGCTCACACGAATATTGCAGACCTCACTTGGGGGAAATGCACGCACTGCGATTATCTGTACTCTCAGCCCTGCATTGAGTCATGTTGAACAATCCCGCAATACGCTATTGTTTGCAACTAGCGCAAAGGAAGTTACAAACACTGCTCGAGTGAATGTG GTTGTTTCAGACCAACAGTTAGTGAAGCATTTACAACAGGAAGTTGCCAGATTAGAAGCAGAGCTGCGAAGTCCAGAACCTGTACCAGCCTCCTCTTTAAGTGCATTGCTTGTtgagaaaaataagaaaatccAGACG TTGGAGAGAGAAGTGAAAGAGGCCAAACGCCAAAGAGATCTTGCACAGTCGCAGCTTGAGCTGGAAAGAAGTGGACGCAAGGAACAGAGG GGAGTAAACAAATCCAGCCCATCTCATCAAGTAAGGAAGTGTCTTGATTATACAACGGATGCTGTCTTAGGCAATGCCTCTGAAACGCCGGAGGGAAATAAAGCCAGAAGACAGTCGCTGCTTAGGCAGTCTGTTACTTCCACAGACCCTACACTTCTGGTGCAAGAAATACGGAAACTTGAAATGCTTCAAAGACAACTTGGTGAAGAAGCCAACAAAGCTCTTGATGTTCTGCAAAAGGAAGTTGCTTGTAACAGGTTGGGGACACAAGATGCAGCAGAAAATGTGGCAAAATTACTTTCTGAGATTAAAAACATGCAAGTATTAAATTCCATACCCGAAGACATTGTTTTGAGAGATGGAGCCAACCTGAAGGATGAAATTGAAAGATTAGATTCACAGGGGCAAACAATTGAATCTTTGGAAAAGAAACTTGAGAATGTCCAGAATTCTGTTGATAGACTGGTTTCTACTTTTGCAAACAGTGAAGATGCCAGAGAATCAAAGACGCATTCTAAGAGGAAGAAGGGGATACCCTTCAATCTCAGTAACAGCCCGAACATGTCAAACTTTATAAGGGCTCCGTGTTCTCCCCTTTCTTCGATTGGGAATACGATTGCAGAACATAAGAGTTCAGGGCCAAACAGTGATAGTTTGACAAATTCGTGCAGAAGTATTCCTATTGCGAGTTCAATTTCCTCCAGGGAGAATACTCCTGTTCGAGAAAAATCCGCATCCTCATTTAATGTTAAGAAAATGCAGCAAAAGTTTAATAATGCACTCGAGGAGAGTGCTCGTAATATCAGAGCTTATGTAAGTGAACTTAAGGAAAGAGTTGCCAAGCTTCAATATCAAAAGCAACTTCTGGTTTGTCAG GTACTAGAATTGGAAGGTGGTGAGCCAAGAACCAGTGTACAAGACCCAGTAGATCAATCTCCTTTCTCTTGGATGCTAATGTTTAAGGAACAAAGAAGGCAAATAGTCATGTTATGGCATTTGTGCCACGTCTCTCTAGTTCACCGCTCACAATTTTACCTGCTGTTCAAGGGCGATCCTGCTGATCAAATATACATGGAAGTTGAGCTCAGAAGGCTAACATGGTTAGAACAACACTTGTCAGATCTCGGAAATGCAAGCCCTGCACTACTCAGTGATGAACCCGCCAGCTATGTTGCATCAAG CATTAAGGCGCTTAAACAAGAACGAGATTACTTGGCGAAGAGGGTTAGCTCAAAACTGGCCCCGGAGGAAAGGGAGATGTTATACAGAAAATGGGAAATTCCAGCAGAGGGTAAACAAAGGAGATTGCATTTGGTGAATAAACTTTGGACAGACCCGCACAACTTGCAGCATATTCAAGAGAGCGCGGAGATTGTCGGAAAACTAGTCGGGTTCTGTGAATCTGGGGAGCAAATTACCAGAGAGATGTTCGAGTTGAACTTCAGATCCCCGTGCGAGAAGAAATGGATGGGCTGGAACTTGATTTCAAACCTGTTACATCTGTAA